GATCAAATTCCAGTTCAAGAGTCTTGCCTGCGAACATTTGATTAAATCGCTGTTGGTCATTAATCAGCAGACGGATGTTGTAAATACCACCAAGTTTTTCAGCCTGATCAGGAGGGATCGTAAAGTTTACTGTGTTGTCACCGGATGGCCGGTCAGCCAAAGGCATTGCTGCTACTGTATTCGAAAGGCCAACCCCCTTGATCGTAAGCTTCGATCCAAGATCCTGAAGGTAATCGCCTTCGTCATAGGCACGAACGGCATAATAGTAATCAATGTTATTGATCAGTTTTTCCGATTTTTCAGGATTGGGGTCCCACAGTATTCTACCGTCGCCGTTATCATCGCCATTATCATACCACTGACGGCCGTTGGTTATTTTGTGGATATAGGGGGCAACGATATCATGGCGTACTTCTCGTGTTTCCTCCCATGGCCTCAAAACCGTCATTTCACCATCAGCATTGAGTTCACGGTCTTTGAATAAAAACGGTTCATTCACAATACGCTTCGCAAGGATCAGCTTAATCAAACTATCCAGGGCTGCCTTGCTCTGCGCGGTGTCTAAGCCCATCGGATTTGATTGAGTAGCCGGAACCCTCCGAACGGTAGGAAGTTCTTCAACCCGGGTTGAGAAATATGTAAAGCGCACAGAGTCGAACTTGTCGAACTTGCTAACGTCGATTGTACTGTCTGCAGTATTCACTGTTAAGCCATAGTTTGGCCTTCGAGCATTTAGCAGCTTATTCCAGTAACCAGCCCACGGCAGGGCATTCGATGGTTTGCGGCCAACCAGGAAGCGGCGTTGCCCGGGTTTAATAACGTCTGCAATAAAGAGATCATCAATAGGCAGCTTTGCGGTTTCGGTGAGTGTACTTGTTTTCAGGAATGGTGGCGGAACCGGGATTTGAGCAATTTGTTTCCAGGCGAGCGGGCCCTTTCTTTCGGTCAGTTGCAGGTCGCGGGCAAAGGTGTCAAGGTCTGTGCGGCGGGCGCGATATATCCGGTATCCAAGGAAGTCCATACCAGCTTCCAATGTATCAATCGATATTTCGGCGGTACTGTCCCACTGAATCGCAACGGCATTGTTCAACGGAAGCCAACCTGGGCGGGGTACAGTAAACAATGAACCCGATGACTCATAGCCCATGATGATGGGGATACCGGGTGCCTGAGGGGCTCTGAATTGATTATTGTACACAAACTGAGCAAACCGAACCTTCCGGATTAGCTCTGCCATATCTTCGGTGGTACCGGTTGCGTCGGCTCCTGAGGCCGTTGTTGCCAGAATCACACCAATAACGATACGGGCCGAGTCGCCAGGTTTTACGTTAAAGGGGCCGGTAGCCATGAGGAGTCGGCGGTCACCCGGGCCGTCATCTCCATCAAGATCTTGTGACGACATGAAGTTATATCGTTCTTCATTCCCAAGTGGGTCAACAGTAATTGGCCAGTTACGCATGGTACGCATACCCAGCTGCTCAGATACAGGGAACTGTTTTTTGTCGGTTCGCAGGTATCCGTCAACGTCAACAGCGGGACTCTCGAGGAAGTTGAAGCCAAGGTAGCCAAATCCCTGATTGGCTTCGCCACGGTCTGAGTTCGTCCATTGAACAGCCAGGTTCAGTGAATCCTCTTCTTTATAGTACCGTGCACGGTCATTGTCAGCTCCAAGCCGAGAGTTGGTTGCAGGTGCAATGTCAACGTCAAGAACACCGGCCATCCAGCACTGGAACAGGGTATCGGTATATTTTTTAGGGTGAATGAACATGTACTTCATAAAAACGAAGTCGGCATAGTCACCAAAACCCCAGCTGTAAATCATTTGCTCAATTTGCAGGCCCAGGGGGAAACCTTCATTCTTACGTGCAAGGGCACCGCCTTTGTACCGGCTTAAATCTGTATCCTTATAAACACTAAAAATGTCTTCTTGCGAAATAAAGGCTGGTCCCTTACGATAGGTAGTACGCGACCGGGATTCCGGGTTGTTAACGTACATGCCGTAATAATTATTTACACGAAGTGTATCCGACTCGGATGTATCCCAGATTGGCCACTTCGGAAAATCAGGATTATAAATATCTGTACCATCCTGTATGTTGAAGTCGGTTGAGAAATATACTCTGTTCTTCTGAATGGCATCCCCAGAATTGATTACACCATCACCGTCCTCAATGGCTCCGGGAACCATCCAGCTTTCACCGGAGTTTGGATCGTAGGTAATAGCAACACGTTTGCGCAGTTCCGTGCTTCCCGGTGGACGTTTCAGTGCTGCAAACCAGGCTCCTGATGCAAAGAGATATTGGTTTTGTTTTCCGCGTGGCCAGAAAGTACCGCCAACCTGGCGCAGGACATTAAATCCAAAAATGCCGTAGTTGGTGGTGTAGAAATCTATGTTGGAAACAACATTGCGTTGCAAATCAAAGGCGCCGGACGGAGCACCGCGTTGCACTGTTTCTGCATTATCTTTTGCAGATCTTGCCTTCTCAGCGATGTGAGCGGTCACAACTTGAGTAGTGCCCAGAATAATTGCAAGAGCAACAATCCATAGTTTCTTTGTTATCATATCAGCGCTGTACTTAAAAATTGGTTTAACGTTCATAATTCTACCTTAGAAACGGAACATTACGCCGAAATAAACCTGACGTGGATATTGGTAGTTATTCCTTCTTGCCACCACGTCAGCAACATATTGCTGATACCCGGCATAGGTTTCCGATGCCGTTACGGTGTTATCGTGGTTACTGTCAATTGTGGCATTATACAACCTGCGTCCAACACGGTCATACTGGCTGGGGTGGGTTGTTGCCTTATCTCGTGGATCAGCATCCTTATAGTAGGTTGTTGACGGGAAGTCACCCGGTACACGGTTCAGTGCAAGCCCGTCGTAGTCCGGACTTCCGGTGCGGGTGTAGTACGAAACTGCATCCGTAAAGTTGAACAGGTTGGTAACGTCCAGGAATACATCGATTGCCGTGTTTCCGCCAATCAGATTTGCCAGCGGAATGGTTCTGTTAATACGCAATTCCGAATTCCAGGTCGAGGGGAAGCGGGATGAGTTAATAGCGCCCACTGCCTGCCCCTGACCATTGACGGGCGTGTATGGTGTACCTGTTTGCCAGTATCCGGAAATATTGATTGTTAGATACTCCAGGAATGGATATCCGGCGATTGTTGGACCTTGGTCAGGACCCCAGTCCAGAGTGAATACGCCATTAACACGGTGCCGGCGGTCAAAGCCCAGCGGAAATGGGTCAACCGGGAATGCCGGCAGCTGGGTGTACGGGTCAAGCGCAACCAACGTTGTGGCATTGTTTGATGTACCGATAGCAGAGGCAAGGGTATAGTTCAGGTTAAAACCCCAGTTGTCTGCAGTTCTGCGCTGGAAGGTAATCTCGATCCCCTTGCTGCTGCCGTATGCCGACATAACGCTTTGGTAATACGGTGTTGGAAGAATATCTACGTAGGCTATGTCCGTTTGATTGTAAATATCTTTGTAATAACCGGTTATAGAAAATGCAAAGTTATCGGTGATTTGATGGTTATACGAGACTTCGTACTGATTTGTGCGCTGCATTTCGTTGTTGGGATTCCCAAGCAAGCTCCCTGTGCGCAGTGTTGTGGTATTGTACGAGTCGTAAAAACTCTGGAATGGCGTCTGCATGTAGTAAATACCATAGGCCAGCCTGAAGTTCTGTCGGCCTGACTCACTGACTGGATAGGTAATGGTAAGCCGCGGGCTGATATAAAACTTGGCGGAGGCTTTCTTCATCATGCCGATAGAGTCAATCGGTATGAACTGGTCTGAAACGGGCCTGTACAATGCATCCGGATCAAGGTAATCAAAACGGACTCCGGGGGTAAATACGAGATTCTTAAAGATAATCTGGTCCTGCACAAACAAGCCACCCGTAACCGGTGTAAATGGTTCTTCGGTGAGTGCCTTGATATCGGGTGACGATTCGGAGTATAGGTTTCCGCCATAGTATGATCCATACACATCATACCAAGGATTACCATCCCATGGGTTGCTGTTACTGTGACGTGACAGGGTCTGGAAGCGCATTTCAGCACCGGCCTTTAACACGTGTCTGGCATCACCTGTTTCAAGATTATACGTAACGTTGCCATCTATCTGCCAGAACGACGAGCGCCTGAAGTCTACACCGCCTTCGTTACCCATGTTTGCAAAGTAACTGAACAGGCCATATGGGTTCCTGGTGTTCTGGTAATCAGCTGAACCCTCTACAAACCCGGTGAGAGGGTTGCGTCTGGAAATTTCCATTTCAAGGTACCCGTCATCACTTACGCCACGTGAACGGACAAGCTGGTACACGTCGAGCTGCCTGTCAGGTCCTGCCGGCAGGAACAGGGAGTCAACCTGGCTGTATTTATCCTCGGGATACCACAGTTCCCAGCCCGAAAACAACGATGGTGGTTCAAAGGCCTTCCTGCGTCCGGTTTCACTAATCTTAGCTGTATAGGCTGCGCGAACTTCGTAGGCCATTGTGCTGCCAATAACCTGATTGATCTGTGCAAAGGCATTCATAGAGATGTCCTGCACAACAATCTGCTTCGCGTCTCTCTCAACAAATCCGGTAGACTGGATGTTGCCGTTGCCATCCAGGATCGGAATACCTGAGGCATCAACCTTTACATCAGTACCAGTAGCATACAGCCAGCTCTGGCTTGCACGTTCTCCGGCAAGCAGGCCATACTGACCGCCAAGGAGGAGTGTCATGTCATTCGAAAGCTGAAATTTCAGACGTCCGGTAATGTTTCGTGACCACGTGCGGTTGTTGGGCTGCTGACCAAGGTTATTACCCCATGGATCTAATACCTGCAGACCGTAGTTGCGATAGTTATGATAGGTGTTGCGAACCGAAATAAAGAATGTAGAGCGATTCAGACCGAGCGGCCCGCCAAGCGTTGCATCCACAACGTCTTCACCGGGTGTTCCTGCTTCTACTCCGTTCCCGGCATTACCCCACAGGAAGGGAACGTCGATACGCCAACGCAACAGGCCTTCGAACATGTCGGTACGACCTGTTTTAACAACTGTGTTTACAGTGCCACCCACGGCATTACCGTATTCGGCACCGAATGCTCCGGTGTTGGCCTGTACTTCTTCGGTAGCGTACGGACTGGGCATTGCAGCCGAGATTGTGGACCCTACGTTGCCCAAGCCCCCTGTAAACTGGTCGGTGACCACCAGACCATCCACAAGAACCTGCGTCTCATCGGGACGAGATCCACGGATGATAAAGTTGTTGCCGGAAGCTTGTACCCCCGGGGCAAGCGACAGAACCGAAGCTATGTTGTCACGAGCAATTTTCTCAACATCCTTACCTTTTATAGCGCGGCTCGTTCCGATGTCGGTTGTTCGCACCATCTCTCTGTCAGCCAGGATTTCAACGCGTTCCTTTAGGACGCCGCCCTGGGTGAGCGCGAAGTTGAGTGTCCGAGTCTCGTCGGCAAGCAACGAAACACGTAGGGTGAGGGTGTCATAGCCAACAGCCGTAGCACGGACATCGTACTCGCCGGCCGTAACGTTGAGGATGGTGTACTTCCCCTGCATGTTGGCAAAGGCGCCACGGGTTGTACCAATAACCCTGACAGACGCGCCGCCAACGGGCTTACCATCCTGATCCGTTACCTTGCCGGTAAGGATTCCGTAAATACTGGCGTTGGAAACAACGCTTCCCAGAATAATGAATGCACTGATAAGTAGGTACCTACAGGCCATGGATACACTCCGGTGTTCTGTGGTTTAATAGTTTCTGAAAATTATTTACTTGATTACACTTAACGTCTGATTTGCGAATTTTCCGTCTTGTTCCATTACAAGCTTATAGATCCCTGAACCTACGTGGTTAACAGGAACCGAGAACTCAAGACTTGTGCCTGCCGACTGTACGGTTCCGGACCAGACTTCTTCTCCCTGAATAGAAATCAATGTTGCACGGAGCGTGCCGGCATGGATCCCGGAAATCTGAACCCGTGCTGCGTTTGAAGCAGGGTTTGGAGCAACCGTACATTCTACGTCCAACGTATTAAATTCAGATACTGAGTTCACAGTATTGAGTGAGGAAATCGGGAATGGATAAACGTAGATATCTGTTTGCATAGTTGGTAATTCCAGGCTGGTCACTCTGTCGCCGGGCATATCATTGGCACTGTAAGCAATGTACATCTGGTCTGTAACAACATCGCACACGGTGGAGAACAAACAGTTTTTCCCGTCGGGCGTAATATCTACCGGTTTTGACCAGATATTCACACCCTTGGGCTTGTGAGTTACATACACGTGGCTGAACAATCCGTCAACTTCAACCAACGAATCAGGTTGGTCGGCAGTAGCACCGGTCGTGTCAATCTGCATTGGCATAAGGTCGCCCGACTTCATGGAGCAGTATGCCATGTAAATGTTGTCGTTATCATCAATTCCCAGCTGCGGGTATCTGCTTGAACCGGTGTAGGCTCTTCGCGATACAATCTTGCCAACACCGTCCCACTCTCCACCACCGGCCGGTGCCATTGAGTACATCAGCGAATCGCCATAACGTAGAGAAAACATTCCTAAATCTTTATACATGGCGTCATCTGATACCGAATAGATTGTTCCCCGACGAGCACCACTAACTGAATTATCCTTCAGTCCTTTCTGAATGATGTAGGTAAGGGTTTGCCCCATGATATAGTGAGGTATTCCCTCGGAGTCAATGATAACAGCGAGCTGGTTTGACGGTGAAACGATGGTATCCGAGTACACTGTAATTGAGGGAATGCCATCATTGTTGTACTCAGTAGAGTCGATCCAGTTATACTGGGCATCCCAAAGTAAGCCCAAACTGTTTTGTCCGTCCCAGGTACGACCGTAATCAGTGCTGATGCGCGTAAGTACGCGCAGCGGGCCGTCGAGATATACCACGACCACCAGCGGACCGCGTGCAGTAATGGCGTACGTGTCACCGCCAGCGCCACCCGGCAATGTTCCGGTTTGGCCTACGGGCAGGATGCCTGAAGGTCCGGTAAACATGATTTCCGGCTCCCATGTTTCGCCCTGGTTTGTTGACCTCCGGTAGGCAAGCTGCGAGCTTTGATCGGGCAGGGTACGGTTGTAAATAAGGTGAACATTCCCTTCGCCATCTACCGCTGCTCTTGGCCAGAGGGCTTCATCAGCAGGCACGCTAACTTCTGACTGCTGGAAGAACCGGTCATCACCAGGACCGCTGTTCACGAAGAACTTGGTTACTGTACCGTTAAATACTGCGTTGTGCGATGGGGTTCCAACCACACCATCTTCAAACTGAACCAGGCTTGGCCAGCCGGCACGTTCGTTTGGCAATTCAACCTTACTCCAGTCAGACAACGTAGCGGTGGGATTTTCCGGGTCAGTAACATCGACAAAATTGTAGTGACTGCCACGGGAGTCATTAAAACCTGGCTGTCTGTTACCGCGGGTGCTGTCCTTTGCGGCCATCCACAATACCTGAAGGTATCGCTCGCCACCGTCTTCCAAATACCCCAAACGTTCTGCCATACAGGCATTGGTCTGAAAGTCATAATACGTATAACCCACGTTAACACCAGGCAGTCCGTTCTGAACAGAGTACGGATTTTTACCCGAACGGGGCGGGAGAAGCACCGGCGAGGTTGACACAATGACAGGCTTATTCTCACTGGTAGCCTGTGGTAGCATTGTCGGGAGCTGGCTGGGATTTTCGACAGTTGCCGGTTTGCGAATGTCAACTTTGCGAACAGATGCGTCGTAAGCAAGGGCCGCCGACAGTCCACCAAGGAATAAAAATGCTGCAATGTTAAAACGAGTCAACAACGACTTCATAAGCTATACTCCATGTACGTCAGTTTAAAGGTTGTACAATATACCATTTGGAAAAATATCAGCATACCTGTCAGGACATTAATTCTGAAGATCTGCCGTTTTTTTCCAGAAATTCATCTGCAAACACCTGTTTCCATACACAATATTTTCATGACAAGCAAGGGGGCTGTGTTTTAGGGCAGCTCGACTGTTATCGACAGATTTTGCTTCTCATAATCAGTTCTGTATGGTCGGGTTATAGTGCTCGACATACAGAACTGTTTCTTGTTACCGTCAGGGCGTGGCAGCCTGAATGGAAAGTTGCGAAAACCAGCCAACCAGGGCCATTCCGCCAAACAGTATTATTGAGATTACAAACACAACAATGCCGGTAACAATTCCAAAACGATGATGCAGGCTCACGCTTCGGCATGCAATCATGGATACTGCAATGTACTGCCATGCCGTGATGAAATCGATTTTTGCCAGCCAGGCAAACAACAGCGGACTGCTCACCGGATCGGTAAAAATCCCTGCGTGTACCCCCCATCTCATTGTGCCCGTACCAACATGAACACCAGCATACAGCAGTGCTCGAACAACTTCGATCAGTGCCGTGCTTGCTACGGCGGAAATACTTTGTGCATAGCTGAGTGCCGTGTTGGTTAAAAACCGAATAACAACGAAGACAAGCCCAGCCAATATCACGGCCTGCAGTATTGACTGCATCAGGGTAATTCCCAACTGTGCCGTAAACACCCGCTGCGGCATGTTCAGGTTTAACCCCTGAGCGTCCTTGCCGGAAAGCTGCGAAGTATCAACCGGGAAGCGCATCTGGTTTGCCTGCGCTACAAGTTGTGCCGAAGCCCCTTCCCATCCCTGAAGCACCAACTGGGCTGTGGTAACCAGCAGAATCGAAATGGCGAACACCGAGACAATTGTCTGTCCCGATATTGGCTGAGACTTCCACGGGGCCAGTAAACCTGTGACGAGTGCGCGGAAACTGGATACCAGTACCATGGTTCTGTGCTACTTTGTCTCCGCTGGTGTGAAATCGGCCTCGGTAACACCTTGGTTTGTTGATACAGAGTAGGCATAGGTAATCGTGTACAGCGAGCTTTCCATTGTATACTTCATCGGGAAGTTTACGCCTTGTACGTTTTGATAGTTGCTGTACTTCTCGATAATTGGCACAGGACCCTGAGGCGTGGTTTCGTCCCTCTCCGATTGCATGAGTAACCTGGTGGAAGCATCAAATGTATGACGTGAAGTTTTCCCTGAAGGTGAAACCGTTTCAACGATAATTGCATTATCGGTTTTGCCCTTGACGGCTATGGTATATCCTTTTAATTTCCAGATGAGTGGCGGGAAAGGCGTGGCGTTTTCCTTAATACGAGATGCTTCGGCCGGCTCTAATTCTGATACCGACCCATCGGGGTTGGATTCCCATGCCTTGTCACCATTTGTCCACTGTTGCTGTTTCATCACATTTAGATCAAGAAGCGACATCTCTTTATCGGGCATCATGAATTTCCGCAGTACGGTTCCTTTTAGTACCTGGCCCTGGAAGTTCATTTCGGCTGCCCCCTGCATAGTCACCGTTTTTAACCCGGATACTCCTTCGGCTCCTAAAGCGGCAGTGTAGGCTGCTATCAACTCGTCGGCAGTAATGCCTGCATCCTGGAGCTTTTGTTCGGCAGCAGGCTGCATATCCTGAGTAAACTCGAAAATCGGTCCGAACTGCTCCAACATCGGGCGTACCGACGGGTCGCCTACAACAACCAGCCGCAGATCCAGCGGACTAAGATACTTCCGGCACATTTGCGTTACCTTGTCCGGCCCTACCTCCTGCATCCTGGTTGTCCATTCTGCCACCCAGCTGACAGGCATGTCGTACACCCATGCGGACTGCAGGTACGAAGCTACATTCGAGACCTTCTCAAGTGAGAGCTGATACATCCCTACTTCGTATGCAATCCTGCGTGACAGTTCTTCCTCGTCAGGTCCGGTTTTAGCAAGGTTTGCCAGCTCATGATAAATAACGTTAATAGCCGAGTCAGTTACCGAGCTACGTACGTCTGCACCCATAAAAATCCGATTATAGCGCTTTACCCTGGTCGTTGCTGCAAAGGGAGAGTAGGTGTATGAGTATGTTTCACGCAGAGTTTTAAACAACAGGCTGCCAAAACCGGAGCCAATGTAACCGGACATCAGGTCAACTGCCGTCCAGTCATCGGTAGTAACTCCGGGAGCTGCGGCACAGACCACGATAGAACTTTGCACACTTCCTTTTCGCGGGATAAAATAGACGCCTGGCTTTGCAGTACTGATATCACCAACATTCTGCTTGGGGACCTCACCGGTCTTCCAGGAGTTTAGATGCGTGGCAAGCAGCTTCTTTGCTTCGGCTATGGTTATATCGCCTACGAGTGCAATACTGGAGATATTGGGTTTCAGCCACGAATGATAAAATGTCTTAACATCATCGGCTGTTATCGAAGCAGTGGTTGCCTTTGTCTGATATCGGGCAAACGGGTTATCCATTCCATAAATAACTTTTCTGCTGAGTGCCTGTGCTTGTTCTGAGGGGCTGGCTTGCTTTGCAGCGATACTTGCAATGGTCTGTTCTTTTAACTTATCAAATTCATCGGCAGGAAATGTGGCGCCAGTTAAGATTTCACCCAAGGTTGAAAACATGAGTTCGGTGCTTTGCTTCAGTGCAGAGCCGGAAATCGTAAACTGTTCACCGGATGTCCGCGCAGATATCGAAACCCCTGAACCATCCAACTTTTCAGCAAGCTGCGAGGCTGTGTGTTTCTGAGTTCCCTTGAGCAGCATGTCGGCCATCATCGAGGCAACCCCCTCCTTGTTTGCCGGATCGTACGCATCGCCGGCACGGGTGATGAGAGACATTGTAACACGTGGTAAGGCATGGTCTTCGATAACGTAAACATGAATACCGTTTTCGGTAGTAAACTCTTCGTACGGCGGGAAGTTGAATTCCTTGGGCGGCAGCGGGCCGGGCTGAACGTTAATATCAGGTTTGTCGATCGCCTCGGAATTCGAAATCATTGGAGTGGTTCCTGTTGCTGGTGTGGTTGCAGTTGTTTTTTGTTTCTTTTGTTTTTTGGACTTGGTCTGGGCATACATGTTCATGCCAACGAGTGCCAGAACAGCAATAATTGCAATAGCGACTGATCTCTTTTTCATTCTGTTACCCTTTCGCCGGCACGTAGGTTAAAACAACACGGGGCGTGCGGCCAAAGATCCTCTTTGCCACCCGCTGGATATCAGCTTTGGTGACCTTTTTGTAATTGGCAAGCTCATCGTTTATCATACCGGTGTTATGAAAGTACCGGTATCCGTCAGCCAGATTCAGTGCAATACTGTGCATGTCGGACTGAGCTCCGATCACCCGCACTTCAGCAATAACCTTTGCTTTTTCGAGCTCTGCATCGGATACTCCTTCATCGGCAATTTTCTGCAGGGTTTGCAACACCGCAGCTTCGGCTTGTTCAGTACTCTTGCCTGGCCCTGCAATCGCAACTGCCATCGACATTCCACCATACTCAAGAGCACGGTTAAAAAAGGTAGCTTGCACTGCAAGCTGCTGCGAATCAACAACATTTTTATACAGTCTGGAACTCTCGCCGTCGGAGAGAATTGTGCCCAAAAGGTCAGCAGCATACGCATCAGGGTCTTTTTTTCCGATTCCGTACCACGCCATAAAAACGCCGGGTAGCCGGGCCTTTACATCGTTGATAGTTTCACGGTACGTTTCGGGATCCTGTGGCTGCTGCTTAAAATCAGGCCTGGGGGGAGCCGGTGCCTCTGCATAGCCACCAAAGTAGGCGTCGATCGTTTCACGAGCCAGCTTCTCATCAAAGTCACCTGACACCACAAGAATTGCGTTGTTTGGCTGGTAGTATTTGTTATAGAAAGCAACAAATTCACTGATACTCGCACTGTCGATATGCTGGGCTGATCCGATGGGAGCCCATGCATAGGGAGTTCCTTTGGCGACAATTTCCTGGGTTTTCTCAATCCATCCGCCATAGGCTGCGTTATCGTACCTGTTACTACGCTCTTCTTTTACGACACCACGCTGCGTTTCGACACCAATTTCATTAACATGAAGTTTGCGCATACGCTGCGCCTCGATCCAGAGTGCCAGCCGAAACTGATTGGAAGGAACAACGAAGTGATATACGGTTTCATCATTACTGGTATATGCATTCAGCTGTCCACCGGCACCGTTAATGAGCTTGTCGATCGTCCCACGCTCAATCTTATCGGTACTTTCGAACATGAGATGCTCAAAAAAGTGAGCAAACCCGGTTCGCGAAGGGTCTTCGTCGCGTGATCCGACTTTATAGTGAACCACGGTGGCCACTACCGGCGCTCTGTGGTCTTCATGAAGGATAACGTGGAGTCCGTTTGGTAAGTCGTATTCTACAAATGACAGTGGTTTTATCTGCGCCATGGAGGTGAGCGTTGTT
This is a stretch of genomic DNA from Ignavibacteria bacterium. It encodes these proteins:
- a CDS encoding TonB-dependent receptor; translation: MACRYLLISAFIILGSVVSNASIYGILTGKVTDQDGKPVGGASVRVIGTTRGAFANMQGKYTILNVTAGEYDVRATAVGYDTLTLRVSLLADETRTLNFALTQGGVLKERVEILADREMVRTTDIGTSRAIKGKDVEKIARDNIASVLSLAPGVQASGNNFIIRGSRPDETQVLVDGLVVTDQFTGGLGNVGSTISAAMPSPYATEEVQANTGAFGAEYGNAVGGTVNTVVKTGRTDMFEGLLRWRIDVPFLWGNAGNGVEAGTPGEDVVDATLGGPLGLNRSTFFISVRNTYHNYRNYGLQVLDPWGNNLGQQPNNRTWSRNITGRLKFQLSNDMTLLLGGQYGLLAGERASQSWLYATGTDVKVDASGIPILDGNGNIQSTGFVERDAKQIVVQDISMNAFAQINQVIGSTMAYEVRAAYTAKISETGRRKAFEPPSLFSGWELWYPEDKYSQVDSLFLPAGPDRQLDVYQLVRSRGVSDDGYLEMEISRRNPLTGFVEGSADYQNTRNPYGLFSYFANMGNEGGVDFRRSSFWQIDGNVTYNLETGDARHVLKAGAEMRFQTLSRHSNSNPWDGNPWYDVYGSYYGGNLYSESSPDIKALTEEPFTPVTGGLFVQDQIIFKNLVFTPGVRFDYLDPDALYRPVSDQFIPIDSIGMMKKASAKFYISPRLTITYPVSESGRQNFRLAYGIYYMQTPFQSFYDSYNTTTLRTGSLLGNPNNEMQRTNQYEVSYNHQITDNFAFSITGYYKDIYNQTDIAYVDILPTPYYQSVMSAYGSSKGIEITFQRRTADNWGFNLNYTLASAIGTSNNATTLVALDPYTQLPAFPVDPFPLGFDRRHRVNGVFTLDWGPDQGPTIAGYPFLEYLTINISGYWQTGTPYTPVNGQGQAVGAINSSRFPSTWNSELRINRTIPLANLIGGNTAIDVFLDVTNLFNFTDAVSYYTRTGSPDYDGLALNRVPGDFPSTTYYKDADPRDKATTHPSQYDRVGRRLYNATIDSNHDNTVTASETYAGYQQYVADVVARRNNYQYPRQVYFGVMFRF
- a CDS encoding insulinase family protein, whose amino-acid sequence is MKKRSVAIAIIAVLALVGMNMYAQTKSKKQKKQKTTATTPATGTTPMISNSEAIDKPDINVQPGPLPPKEFNFPPYEEFTTENGIHVYVIEDHALPRVTMSLITRAGDAYDPANKEGVASMMADMLLKGTQKHTASQLAEKLDGSGVSISARTSGEQFTISGSALKQSTELMFSTLGEILTGATFPADEFDKLKEQTIASIAAKQASPSEQAQALSRKVIYGMDNPFARYQTKATTASITADDVKTFYHSWLKPNISSIALVGDITIAEAKKLLATHLNSWKTGEVPKQNVGDISTAKPGVYFIPRKGSVQSSIVVCAAAPGVTTDDWTAVDLMSGYIGSGFGSLLFKTLRETYSYTYSPFAATTRVKRYNRIFMGADVRSSVTDSAINVIYHELANLAKTGPDEEELSRRIAYEVGMYQLSLEKVSNVASYLQSAWVYDMPVSWVAEWTTRMQEVGPDKVTQMCRKYLSPLDLRLVVVGDPSVRPMLEQFGPIFEFTQDMQPAAEQKLQDAGITADELIAAYTAALGAEGVSGLKTVTMQGAAEMNFQGQVLKGTVLRKFMMPDKEMSLLDLNVMKQQQWTNGDKAWESNPDGSVSELEPAEASRIKENATPFPPLIWKLKGYTIAVKGKTDNAIIVETVSPSGKTSRHTFDASTRLLMQSERDETTPQGPVPIIEKYSNYQNVQGVNFPMKYTMESSLYTITYAYSVSTNQGVTEADFTPAETK
- a CDS encoding insulinase family protein yields the protein MKNLLYGMVTAILITQTTLTSMAQIKPLSFVEYDLPNGLHVILHEDHRAPVVATVVHYKVGSRDEDPSRTGFAHFFEHLMFESTDKIERGTIDKLINGAGGQLNAYTSNDETVYHFVVPSNQFRLALWIEAQRMRKLHVNEIGVETQRGVVKEERSNRYDNAAYGGWIEKTQEIVAKGTPYAWAPIGSAQHIDSASISEFVAFYNKYYQPNNAILVVSGDFDEKLARETIDAYFGGYAEAPAPPRPDFKQQPQDPETYRETINDVKARLPGVFMAWYGIGKKDPDAYAADLLGTILSDGESSRLYKNVVDSQQLAVQATFFNRALEYGGMSMAVAIAGPGKSTEQAEAAVLQTLQKIADEGVSDAELEKAKVIAEVRVIGAQSDMHSIALNLADGYRYFHNTGMINDELANYKKVTKADIQRVAKRIFGRTPRVVLTYVPAKG